Proteins from one Drosophila gunungcola strain Sukarami chromosome 3R, Dgunungcola_SK_2, whole genome shotgun sequence genomic window:
- the LOC128266737 gene encoding neprilysin-4 isoform X2 produces the protein MLPLTLVLILIMRLDGMLAALQLSEQRMRDHRYSAAEDATYVEDYGSTYNELLREEFLLPADKRAQLELLKAERARRCQPYRYGIGEAMELEERNSLMKDSRTSFLPLGIPRECLGSGLDLDIKPLDEELDRGQTKRYEDMAPYWLEWSRTRERREAERQAEEETSRSDLISEATAALQSFWNEEGTREGIRLTQAKTMKRYMDSKVDPCVDFYKYACGNWERLHPIPKDKAGFDTFEMLRESLDLVLRNLLEKNAPAPPAAEPRKSPVRNTLFKLNEQGEGEGEADQAAERLRRHIVSKRQLLNRVLVRYKRYTNGTKRKRLIETPRERTKEEEAAPPTVLTKERSKDTEEQLHVPSDWLKPQHDAQAKAKNLYRSCVNSQVLAKRGLEPLHTLIRELGGWPVLEPQWSDAHFNWQVLAATLRRYNNDILIVQWVGADIKNSEENIVQFDQTGLGLPTREYFLQPSNTKYLQAYQRYMAEVMHKMGASRADAQRVASELVVFETQLAGITAPAEQRLNVTKLYKRMTLDQLQAAVPEIKWRAYLQSLQDREVLASEEVVIYAVEYMSKLVSLLEETDPRTVANYMMWRFVRHRINNVDDRFDDIKQHFYHALFGREESPQRWKVCIAQVNTNMGMAVGSMFVSRYFDNNSKRDTLRMTHDLQQAFRDILKTTDWLDATTKQLAEQKVNAMSLKIGYPDFILNPGELNSKYAGIEIHPDKYFENTLNVLLHTARTEQAKLHERVNKTNWQTAPAIVNAYYSRNKNQIMFPAGILQPPFYHRHFPKSLNFGGIGVVIGHELTHGFDDKGRLFDRNGNIHKWWTDSSIRGFDERARCIIAQYSNYTVEEVGIVLNGESTQGENIADNGGLRQAFHAYQRWLKEHPNEVQDEVLPGLNMTGSQLFFLNFGQVWCGAMRPEAIRNKLNTAIHSPGRFRVIGTLSNSYDFAREFNCPVGAPMNPVKKCSVW, from the exons ATGCTGCCGCTGACCCTGGTGCTCATCCTGATCATGCGGCTGGACGGGATGCTGGCAGCGCTGCAACTGAGCGAGCAGAGGATGCGCGATCACCGCTACTCCGCGGCCGAAGATGCAACCTACGTTGAGGACTACGGCAGCACCTACAACGAGCTGCTCAGGGAGGAGTTCCTGCTGCCGGCGGACAAGCGGGCCCAGCTGGAGCTCCTGAAAGCGGAGCGGGCACGGCGCTGCCAGCCCTACCGCTACGGGATTGGAGAGGCCATGGAGCTGGAGGAGCGCAACTCGCTGATGAAGGACTCGCGCACCTCCTTCCTGCCGCTGGGCATACCCCGCGAGTGCCTGGGCAGTGGCCTCGACCTGGACATCAAGCCCCTGGACGAGGAGCTCGACCGGGGCCAGACGAAGCGCTACGAGGACATGGCCCCCTACTGGCTGGAGTGGAGCAGGACGCGGGAGCGGCGCGAGGCGGAACGCCAGGCCGAGGAGGAAACCAGTCGCAGCGACCTGATCAGCGAGGCCACCGCCGCCCTGCAGAGCTTCTGGAACGAGGAGGGCACCCGCGAGGGCATCCGCCTGACCCAGGCCAAGACCATGAAGCGCTACATGGACAGCAAGGTGGATCCGTGCGTGGACTTCTACAAGTACGCCTGCGGCAACTGGGAGCGACTGCACCCGATACCCAAGGACAAGGCCGGATTTGACACCTTCGAGATGCTGCGCGAGAGTCTGGACCTGGTGCTGCGTAATCTGCTGGAGAAGAATGCTCCAGCGCCACCTGCTGCGGAGCCCAGGAAGAGTCCGGTGCGGAACACGCTCTTCAAACTCAACGAGCAGGGCGAGGGCGAGGGGGAGGCTGACCAGGCGGCGGAACGCCTGCGCCGGCACATCGTCAGCAAGAGGCAGTTGCTCAACCGCGTCCTGGTGCGGTACAAGCGCTACACCAACGGAACCAAGCGGAAACGCCTCATCGAGACTCCGCGTGAGAGGACCAAGGAGGAAGAAGCTGCTCCACCCACCGTCCTGACCAAGGAAAGGTCCAAAGACACCGAGGAGCAGCTGCATGTGCCCAGTGACTGGCTGAAGCCCCAGCACGACGCCCAGGCCAAGGCCAAGAACCTGTACCGCTCCTGCGTGAACAGCCAGGTGCTGGCCAAGCGCGGCCTGGAGCCGCTGCACACGCTCATCCGGGAACTGGGCGGCTGGCCCGTGCTGGAGCCCCAGTGGAGCGACGCCCACTTTAACTGGCAGGTGCTGGCCGCCACGTTGAGGCGCTACAACAACGACATCCTCATCGTCCAGTGGGTGGGGGCGGACATCAAGAACTCCGAGGAGAACATCGTGCAGTTCGACCAGACGGGCCTCGGCCTGCCCACCCGCGAGTACTTCCTGCAGCCGAGCAACACCAAGTATCTGCAGGCCTACCAGCGCTACATGGCCGAGGTGATGCACAAGATGGGCGCCTCCAGAGCGGACGCCCAGCGGGTGGCCAGCGAGCTGGTGGTGTTCGAGACGCAGCTGGCCGGGATCACGGCCCCGGCGGAGCAGCGACTCAATGTGACCAAG CTCTACAAGCGCATGACACTGGACCAACTGCAGGCGGCGGTGCCGGAGATCAAGTGGCGTGCCTATTTGCAGAGCCTGCAGGACCGCGAGGTGCTCGCCTCCGAGGAGGTGGTCATCTACGCGGTGGAGTACATGAGCAAGCTGGTTAGCCTGCTGGAGGAAACCGATCCGCGGACGGTGGCCAACTATATGATGTGGCGCTTCGTGAGGCACCGCATCAACAACGTGGACGATCGCTTCGACGACATCAAGCAGCACTTCTACCACGCCCTCTTCGGGCGGGAGGAGAGTCCGCAGCGGTGGAAGGTGTGCATCGCCCAGGTGAACACCAACATGGGCATGGCCGTGGGCTCGATGTTCGTGAGTCGCTACTTCGACAATAACAGCAAGCGGGACACTTTGCGGATGACCCACGACCTGCAGCAGGCCTTCCGCGACATCCTGAAGACCACCGACTGGCTGGACGCCACCACCAAGCAGCTGGCCGAGCAGAAGGTCAACGCCATGTCCCTGAAGATCGGCTATCCGGACTTCATCCTCAATCCGGGCGAGCTCAACAGCAAGTATGCGGGCATCGAGATCCATCCGGACAAGTACTTCGAGAACACGCTCAACGTCCTGCTCCACACGGCCCGCACGGAGCAGGCCAAGTTGCACGAGCGGGTCAACAAGACCAACTGGCAGACGGCGCCGGCCATCGTGAATGCGTACTACAGCAGGAACAAGAACCAGATCATGTTCCCCGCCGGCATCCTGCAACCGCCCTTCTACCACCGCCACTTCCCCAAGTCCCTCAACTTCGGGGGCATCGGCGTGGTCATCGGCCACGAGCTCACCCACGGTTTCGACGACAAGGGCAGGCTCTTCGACCGGAACGGCAACATCCACAAGTGGTGGACGGACTCCTCGATCCGCGGATTCGACGAGCGGGCTCGCTGCATCATAGCCCAGTACAGCAATTACACCGTGGAGGAGGTGGGCATCGTCCTCAATGGAGAGAGTACGCAGG GTGAGAATATCGCAGACAATGGAGGGCTGCGCCAGGCATTCCACGCCTACCAGCGCTGGCTGAAGGAGCACCCCAACGAGGTGCAGGACGAGGTCCTGCCGGGCCTCAACATGACGGGGTCGCAGCTGTTCTTCCTCAACTTCGGACAGGTGTGGTGCGGGGCGATGCGCCCGGAGGCCATTAGGAACAAGCTGAACACGGCCATCCACAGTCCAGGGCGCTTCCGGGTGATCGGAACGCTCTCGAACTCCTACGACTTTGCGCGGGAGTTCAACTGTCCCGTGGGTGCGCCCATGAATCCCGTCAAGAAGTGCAGCGTGTGGTAG
- the LOC128266737 gene encoding neprilysin-4 isoform X1, with amino-acid sequence MSRHSQLKLAMPSVHGAPAAAAAPAPRAPGVKLGLGVNQRTGRVQWCPGLTCCKLLLLLPVVMLPLTLVLILIMRLDGMLAALQLSEQRMRDHRYSAAEDATYVEDYGSTYNELLREEFLLPADKRAQLELLKAERARRCQPYRYGIGEAMELEERNSLMKDSRTSFLPLGIPRECLGSGLDLDIKPLDEELDRGQTKRYEDMAPYWLEWSRTRERREAERQAEEETSRSDLISEATAALQSFWNEEGTREGIRLTQAKTMKRYMDSKVDPCVDFYKYACGNWERLHPIPKDKAGFDTFEMLRESLDLVLRNLLEKNAPAPPAAEPRKSPVRNTLFKLNEQGEGEGEADQAAERLRRHIVSKRQLLNRVLVRYKRYTNGTKRKRLIETPRERTKEEEAAPPTVLTKERSKDTEEQLHVPSDWLKPQHDAQAKAKNLYRSCVNSQVLAKRGLEPLHTLIRELGGWPVLEPQWSDAHFNWQVLAATLRRYNNDILIVQWVGADIKNSEENIVQFDQTGLGLPTREYFLQPSNTKYLQAYQRYMAEVMHKMGASRADAQRVASELVVFETQLAGITAPAEQRLNVTKLYKRMTLDQLQAAVPEIKWRAYLQSLQDREVLASEEVVIYAVEYMSKLVSLLEETDPRTVANYMMWRFVRHRINNVDDRFDDIKQHFYHALFGREESPQRWKVCIAQVNTNMGMAVGSMFVSRYFDNNSKRDTLRMTHDLQQAFRDILKTTDWLDATTKQLAEQKVNAMSLKIGYPDFILNPGELNSKYAGIEIHPDKYFENTLNVLLHTARTEQAKLHERVNKTNWQTAPAIVNAYYSRNKNQIMFPAGILQPPFYHRHFPKSLNFGGIGVVIGHELTHGFDDKGRLFDRNGNIHKWWTDSSIRGFDERARCIIAQYSNYTVEEVGIVLNGESTQGENIADNGGLRQAFHAYQRWLKEHPNEVQDEVLPGLNMTGSQLFFLNFGQVWCGAMRPEAIRNKLNTAIHSPGRFRVIGTLSNSYDFAREFNCPVGAPMNPVKKCSVW; translated from the exons ATGAGTCGCCACAGCCAGCTGAAGCTAGCGATGCCCTCGGTGCACGGGgctccagctgctgctgctgctcctgctcctagGGCTCCTGGCGTGAAGCTGGGCCTGGGCGTTAATCAGCGGACAGGTCGGGTGCAATGGTGTCCAGGCCTGACCTGCTGCAAATTGCTTCTACTGCTTCCAGTGGTGATGCTGCCGCTGACCCTGGTGCTCATCCTGATCATGCGGCTGGACGGGATGCTGGCAGCGCTGCAACTGAGCGAGCAGAGGATGCGCGATCACCGCTACTCCGCGGCCGAAGATGCAACCTACGTTGAGGACTACGGCAGCACCTACAACGAGCTGCTCAGGGAGGAGTTCCTGCTGCCGGCGGACAAGCGGGCCCAGCTGGAGCTCCTGAAAGCGGAGCGGGCACGGCGCTGCCAGCCCTACCGCTACGGGATTGGAGAGGCCATGGAGCTGGAGGAGCGCAACTCGCTGATGAAGGACTCGCGCACCTCCTTCCTGCCGCTGGGCATACCCCGCGAGTGCCTGGGCAGTGGCCTCGACCTGGACATCAAGCCCCTGGACGAGGAGCTCGACCGGGGCCAGACGAAGCGCTACGAGGACATGGCCCCCTACTGGCTGGAGTGGAGCAGGACGCGGGAGCGGCGCGAGGCGGAACGCCAGGCCGAGGAGGAAACCAGTCGCAGCGACCTGATCAGCGAGGCCACCGCCGCCCTGCAGAGCTTCTGGAACGAGGAGGGCACCCGCGAGGGCATCCGCCTGACCCAGGCCAAGACCATGAAGCGCTACATGGACAGCAAGGTGGATCCGTGCGTGGACTTCTACAAGTACGCCTGCGGCAACTGGGAGCGACTGCACCCGATACCCAAGGACAAGGCCGGATTTGACACCTTCGAGATGCTGCGCGAGAGTCTGGACCTGGTGCTGCGTAATCTGCTGGAGAAGAATGCTCCAGCGCCACCTGCTGCGGAGCCCAGGAAGAGTCCGGTGCGGAACACGCTCTTCAAACTCAACGAGCAGGGCGAGGGCGAGGGGGAGGCTGACCAGGCGGCGGAACGCCTGCGCCGGCACATCGTCAGCAAGAGGCAGTTGCTCAACCGCGTCCTGGTGCGGTACAAGCGCTACACCAACGGAACCAAGCGGAAACGCCTCATCGAGACTCCGCGTGAGAGGACCAAGGAGGAAGAAGCTGCTCCACCCACCGTCCTGACCAAGGAAAGGTCCAAAGACACCGAGGAGCAGCTGCATGTGCCCAGTGACTGGCTGAAGCCCCAGCACGACGCCCAGGCCAAGGCCAAGAACCTGTACCGCTCCTGCGTGAACAGCCAGGTGCTGGCCAAGCGCGGCCTGGAGCCGCTGCACACGCTCATCCGGGAACTGGGCGGCTGGCCCGTGCTGGAGCCCCAGTGGAGCGACGCCCACTTTAACTGGCAGGTGCTGGCCGCCACGTTGAGGCGCTACAACAACGACATCCTCATCGTCCAGTGGGTGGGGGCGGACATCAAGAACTCCGAGGAGAACATCGTGCAGTTCGACCAGACGGGCCTCGGCCTGCCCACCCGCGAGTACTTCCTGCAGCCGAGCAACACCAAGTATCTGCAGGCCTACCAGCGCTACATGGCCGAGGTGATGCACAAGATGGGCGCCTCCAGAGCGGACGCCCAGCGGGTGGCCAGCGAGCTGGTGGTGTTCGAGACGCAGCTGGCCGGGATCACGGCCCCGGCGGAGCAGCGACTCAATGTGACCAAG CTCTACAAGCGCATGACACTGGACCAACTGCAGGCGGCGGTGCCGGAGATCAAGTGGCGTGCCTATTTGCAGAGCCTGCAGGACCGCGAGGTGCTCGCCTCCGAGGAGGTGGTCATCTACGCGGTGGAGTACATGAGCAAGCTGGTTAGCCTGCTGGAGGAAACCGATCCGCGGACGGTGGCCAACTATATGATGTGGCGCTTCGTGAGGCACCGCATCAACAACGTGGACGATCGCTTCGACGACATCAAGCAGCACTTCTACCACGCCCTCTTCGGGCGGGAGGAGAGTCCGCAGCGGTGGAAGGTGTGCATCGCCCAGGTGAACACCAACATGGGCATGGCCGTGGGCTCGATGTTCGTGAGTCGCTACTTCGACAATAACAGCAAGCGGGACACTTTGCGGATGACCCACGACCTGCAGCAGGCCTTCCGCGACATCCTGAAGACCACCGACTGGCTGGACGCCACCACCAAGCAGCTGGCCGAGCAGAAGGTCAACGCCATGTCCCTGAAGATCGGCTATCCGGACTTCATCCTCAATCCGGGCGAGCTCAACAGCAAGTATGCGGGCATCGAGATCCATCCGGACAAGTACTTCGAGAACACGCTCAACGTCCTGCTCCACACGGCCCGCACGGAGCAGGCCAAGTTGCACGAGCGGGTCAACAAGACCAACTGGCAGACGGCGCCGGCCATCGTGAATGCGTACTACAGCAGGAACAAGAACCAGATCATGTTCCCCGCCGGCATCCTGCAACCGCCCTTCTACCACCGCCACTTCCCCAAGTCCCTCAACTTCGGGGGCATCGGCGTGGTCATCGGCCACGAGCTCACCCACGGTTTCGACGACAAGGGCAGGCTCTTCGACCGGAACGGCAACATCCACAAGTGGTGGACGGACTCCTCGATCCGCGGATTCGACGAGCGGGCTCGCTGCATCATAGCCCAGTACAGCAATTACACCGTGGAGGAGGTGGGCATCGTCCTCAATGGAGAGAGTACGCAGG GTGAGAATATCGCAGACAATGGAGGGCTGCGCCAGGCATTCCACGCCTACCAGCGCTGGCTGAAGGAGCACCCCAACGAGGTGCAGGACGAGGTCCTGCCGGGCCTCAACATGACGGGGTCGCAGCTGTTCTTCCTCAACTTCGGACAGGTGTGGTGCGGGGCGATGCGCCCGGAGGCCATTAGGAACAAGCTGAACACGGCCATCCACAGTCCAGGGCGCTTCCGGGTGATCGGAACGCTCTCGAACTCCTACGACTTTGCGCGGGAGTTCAACTGTCCCGTGGGTGCGCCCATGAATCCCGTCAAGAAGTGCAGCGTGTGGTAG